A single region of the Variovorax paradoxus genome encodes:
- a CDS encoding GNAT family N-acetyltransferase, whose amino-acid sequence MTPTPHVSYAGGMPHAITRDGDTLSVRNTQDETRSLWKTSQAASGAALQWVDGSNTSTAHLLAALEGAFEHHPAHKTLRVAPSQPAASLVQGGVLLQAEGGQALACRDMLWQQPSLWLPAVHAPMALQYALTNGKRHPVRPPKPRGVLYQRFIPWLGKTFSFRSFDSEADLPMFNRWMNDPDVAVIWEEEGDLDKHRQYLSAIDRDPHMYSMIACLDGEPFGYFEMYWAKESRIAPFYDVDDYDRGWHVLIGEPAFRGKAFATAWLTSISHYIFLCDPRTRRAVGEPRIDHLQQIRNLDKSGYAKVKEFDLPHKRALLVVMLRERYFTDALWLPRSDGAAMPAQHSA is encoded by the coding sequence ATGACGCCAACTCCCCATGTCTCCTATGCGGGCGGCATGCCGCACGCCATCACGCGCGACGGCGACACGCTCAGCGTGCGCAACACGCAGGACGAAACACGCTCGCTGTGGAAAACCAGCCAGGCGGCCTCGGGCGCCGCGCTCCAGTGGGTGGACGGCAGCAATACATCCACGGCCCACCTGCTGGCCGCCCTGGAAGGCGCGTTCGAACACCACCCGGCCCACAAGACGCTGCGCGTTGCGCCGAGCCAGCCGGCGGCGTCGCTCGTGCAGGGCGGCGTGCTGCTGCAAGCCGAAGGCGGCCAGGCCCTCGCCTGCCGCGACATGCTTTGGCAGCAGCCTTCGCTGTGGCTGCCCGCAGTGCACGCTCCCATGGCCCTGCAATACGCACTGACCAACGGCAAGCGCCACCCCGTGCGCCCGCCCAAGCCGCGCGGGGTGCTCTACCAGCGCTTCATCCCCTGGCTCGGCAAGACCTTTTCGTTTCGCAGTTTCGACTCCGAAGCCGACCTGCCGATGTTCAACCGCTGGATGAACGACCCCGACGTGGCCGTGATCTGGGAGGAAGAAGGCGACCTGGACAAGCACCGCCAGTACCTCTCGGCCATCGACCGCGATCCGCACATGTATTCGATGATCGCCTGCCTCGACGGCGAGCCCTTCGGCTACTTCGAGATGTACTGGGCCAAGGAAAGCCGCATTGCGCCGTTCTACGACGTGGACGACTACGACCGCGGCTGGCACGTGCTCATCGGCGAGCCGGCGTTTCGCGGCAAGGCCTTTGCCACCGCCTGGCTCACCTCGATTTCGCACTACATCTTCTTGTGCGACCCACGCACCCGGCGCGCCGTGGGCGAGCCGCGCATCGACCACCTGCAGCAGATCCGCAACCTCGACAAGTCCGGCTACGCGAAGGTGAAGGAATTCGACCTGCCGCACAAGCGCGCCCTGCTGGTCGTGATGCTGCGCGAACGCTACTTCACCGACGCCCTCTGGCTGCCCCGCAGCGACGGCGCCGCCATGCCTGCCCAACATTCTGCGTAA
- a CDS encoding lysine N(6)-hydroxylase/L-ornithine N(5)-oxygenase family protein, translating into MVIHDLIGIGFGPSNIALAIALDEKRRDGRRVDAMFIEKQAGFAWHKDMMLDQAHMQISFMKDLATLRNPTSRFTFINYLHEKKRLQDFINLKTFFPSRHEFNDYLGWAASQFEDACVYGEEVFEVLPEKEGHGGEVSLLRVRSRDGAGRVTERLARNLVVSIGGMPNIPDGFRALRNDPRVFHSSSYLRDMARLPDAARIAIVGAGQSAAEIFMDLQGRPHAPQVDLIMRARSIRPSDDSPFVNEVFNVEFTDYIYSQPENERAALIDEFGHTNYAVADLDLIQQIFKMFYEQKVRGEERMRFLRRHEIRGVHAAADGIQLTLHDQNTGHEDTLRYDAVVLATGYGREQHKALLTPLAPYLGDFSVDRHYRVGSTPDFHPAIFLQGACESSHGLSDTLLSVTSVRTGEIGNALLRAIPAGAPVAATAVNAANSPRHERQPVQA; encoded by the coding sequence ATGGTGATTCACGACCTCATCGGTATCGGCTTCGGCCCTTCGAACATCGCACTGGCCATTGCGCTGGATGAGAAACGGCGCGACGGCCGCCGCGTCGATGCGATGTTCATCGAGAAGCAGGCCGGCTTCGCCTGGCACAAGGACATGATGCTCGACCAGGCGCACATGCAGATCTCGTTCATGAAGGACCTGGCAACGCTGCGCAACCCCACGAGCCGCTTCACCTTCATCAACTACCTGCATGAGAAGAAGCGCCTGCAGGACTTCATCAACCTGAAGACCTTCTTTCCCAGCCGCCACGAATTCAACGACTACCTGGGGTGGGCCGCATCCCAGTTCGAAGATGCCTGCGTCTATGGCGAGGAAGTGTTCGAGGTGCTGCCCGAAAAAGAAGGCCACGGCGGCGAGGTATCGCTGCTGCGCGTGCGCTCGCGCGACGGCGCCGGCCGCGTGACCGAGCGCCTTGCACGCAACCTGGTCGTGAGCATTGGCGGCATGCCCAACATTCCGGACGGGTTCCGCGCGCTCAGGAACGACCCGCGCGTGTTCCATTCGAGCAGCTACCTGCGGGACATGGCCCGCCTGCCCGACGCCGCAAGGATTGCCATCGTGGGCGCGGGCCAGAGTGCGGCGGAGATCTTCATGGACCTGCAGGGCCGCCCGCATGCGCCGCAGGTCGACCTCATCATGCGGGCCCGCTCGATTCGCCCGTCGGACGACAGCCCCTTTGTGAACGAGGTGTTCAACGTCGAGTTCACCGACTACATCTACAGCCAGCCTGAAAACGAGCGCGCCGCGTTGATCGACGAGTTCGGCCACACCAACTATGCGGTGGCCGACCTCGACCTGATCCAGCAGATCTTCAAGATGTTCTACGAGCAGAAGGTTCGCGGCGAAGAGCGCATGCGCTTCCTGCGCCGGCACGAGATCCGCGGCGTGCATGCCGCCGCCGATGGCATCCAGCTGACCCTGCACGACCAGAACACCGGCCATGAAGACACTCTTCGCTACGACGCCGTGGTGCTGGCCACCGGCTATGGCCGCGAGCAGCACAAGGCGCTGCTGACGCCGCTCGCTCCCTACCTCGGCGATTTTTCGGTCGACCGCCACTACCGCGTGGGCAGCACGCCGGACTTTCACCCCGCCATCTTCCTGCAGGGCGCCTGCGAGTCGTCGCACGGGTTGAGCGACACCCTGCTGTCGGTCACCTCGGTGCGCACGGGCGAGATCGGCAACGCCCTGCTCAGGGCCATTCCGGCCGGCGCGCCGGTGGCCGCCACCGCGGTGAACGCCGCAAACAGTCCCCGCCACGAGCGGCAGCCGGTGCAGGCATAG
- a CDS encoding cyclic peptide export ABC transporter, with protein MTTTTTGNGAEIGRLLKPFLPWISLSLVTGVGAGAATVALLGTINRVLNQPGGLAGGLLLTFVGLCGVALFGRMASDVSTNFVGQRLVAQVRKSLAQKILSAPIDALERYRTHRLMPVLSQDVDMISDVAFALSGTLIALAVALGCLSYLAFLSLPLFGLMLLALVIGISVQLMAQIRGEAGFWKAREQEDQLHKAYRAISEGAKELRMHRTRRTRMFAGQIERIVDTIRVVNGRAINTYVIATAFGSALFFLLIALILGWAAFRTTEPAVVSGFVLVLLFLKGPLDQIALTLPGVGRAKVAFQRIGDLSARFATPEPHLHLERASNGVILKNEIGMRGVRYAFDAPEGGEAFALGPIDLKLRRGEMVFVVGDNGSGKTTLIKLLLGLYAPQAGDVLIDGSVVKPEGRDDYRQLFTTVFSDFYLFEDLVAGEESEGGAGMEVLPETALPYLERLEIAHKVSLKNGAFSTTDLSTGQRKRLALVHAYLEGRPVLVFDEWAADQDPTFRHLFYTELLPELRAKGHLLVVISHDDRYFHLADRVITMQAGKIVEDNVRESRESLAA; from the coding sequence ATGACAACTACCACCACAGGCAACGGCGCCGAGATCGGGCGCCTGCTGAAACCGTTTCTTCCATGGATATCGTTGTCCCTGGTGACGGGCGTCGGTGCCGGTGCGGCCACGGTCGCGCTGCTCGGCACCATCAACCGGGTGCTCAACCAGCCGGGCGGACTGGCGGGCGGCCTGCTGCTGACCTTCGTCGGCCTGTGCGGCGTGGCGCTCTTCGGGCGCATGGCGTCGGACGTGTCGACGAACTTTGTCGGCCAGCGGCTGGTGGCCCAGGTGCGAAAAAGCCTGGCGCAGAAGATTCTCTCGGCACCGATCGATGCGTTGGAGCGCTACCGCACGCATCGCCTGATGCCTGTGCTGTCGCAAGACGTAGACATGATCAGCGACGTGGCGTTTGCGCTGTCGGGCACGCTGATCGCGCTTGCCGTCGCGCTGGGCTGCCTGAGCTATCTCGCGTTTCTTTCGCTGCCGCTGTTTGGCCTGATGCTACTGGCGCTGGTGATCGGCATCAGCGTGCAGCTCATGGCGCAAATCCGAGGTGAGGCCGGCTTCTGGAAGGCGCGCGAGCAGGAAGACCAGTTGCACAAGGCCTACCGCGCCATCAGCGAAGGCGCCAAGGAGCTGCGCATGCACCGCACGCGCCGTACGCGCATGTTCGCGGGGCAGATCGAGCGCATCGTCGACACCATTCGCGTGGTCAACGGGCGCGCCATCAACACCTACGTGATCGCCACCGCCTTCGGCTCGGCGCTGTTTTTTCTGCTGATCGCGTTGATCCTGGGTTGGGCTGCATTCCGCACGACCGAGCCCGCGGTGGTCAGCGGCTTCGTGCTCGTGCTGTTGTTTCTCAAAGGGCCTCTGGACCAGATTGCGCTCACCTTGCCCGGCGTGGGCCGCGCCAAGGTCGCCTTTCAACGCATCGGCGATTTGTCAGCGCGCTTTGCCACGCCGGAGCCGCACCTGCACCTGGAGCGCGCGTCCAACGGTGTCATCCTGAAGAACGAAATCGGCATGCGCGGCGTGCGCTATGCGTTCGATGCGCCCGAAGGCGGCGAAGCCTTTGCGCTCGGGCCCATCGACCTGAAGCTGCGCCGCGGCGAAATGGTGTTTGTGGTGGGCGACAACGGCTCCGGCAAGACCACGCTGATCAAGCTGCTGCTGGGCCTGTATGCGCCGCAAGCGGGCGATGTGCTGATCGACGGCTCGGTGGTCAAGCCCGAAGGCCGCGACGACTACCGCCAGCTCTTCACCACGGTGTTCTCCGACTTCTATCTGTTCGAAGACCTCGTGGCCGGTGAGGAAAGCGAAGGCGGCGCCGGCATGGAGGTGCTGCCCGAAACGGCGCTGCCCTATCTGGAGCGGCTGGAAATCGCTCACAAGGTGAGCCTGAAGAACGGCGCATTCAGCACCACCGACCTGTCAACGGGGCAGCGCAAGCGGCTGGCGCTGGTGCACGCTTACCTCGAAGGCCGCCCGGTGCTGGTGTTCGACGAATGGGCCGCCGACCAGGACCCGACATTCCGTCATCTTTTCTATACCGAGCTGCTGCCCGAGTTGCGCGCCAAGGGACACCTGCTGGTGGTGATCTCGCACGACGACCGCTACTTTCACCTGGCCGACCGCGTCATCACCATGCAGGCGGGAAAGATCGTCGAGGACAACGTGCGCGAATCGCGGGAAAGCCTCGCAGCGTGA
- a CDS encoding iron dicitrate transport regulator FecR: MASAPEEKLIERALALIVESESAPQDAALAARLALSRWRSRSAEHAAAAHEARRRWDALGGMAAELRNLQK, translated from the coding sequence GTGGCAAGCGCGCCGGAAGAAAAGCTCATCGAGCGTGCGCTCGCGCTCATCGTCGAAAGCGAAAGCGCCCCGCAAGATGCGGCTCTTGCCGCGCGCCTGGCCTTGAGCCGCTGGCGCAGCCGATCGGCCGAACATGCCGCCGCGGCGCACGAAGCGCGGCGGCGCTGGGACGCCCTCGGCGGCATGGCGGCGGAACTGCGCAACCTGCAAAAGTAG
- a CDS encoding N(5)-hydroxyornithine transformylase PvdF produces the protein MSQAKLVYILSLRNAAADKAGQHISYKGEQRYMASPLEYLAKALDETPLGDAYSLEGIVIDDDPRSPKDQAALQDYGFSCQPDKKWIFPAGLKTQGKQLTDIFHSVPSEYRRLPLDSAERPGGKSRFERTLLDKLLTLQADIVLLDGLLVILDELVRPGAPLHRKIVNIHPGITRIESPYERRGAYATLDALHGAQGRKIVNWQTMESVPVPPLYKTGASLHYVDNGIDSGEVIHDALRTTIDPEDTILELRWNNFNHSLFPALHEGLALLAGQRQPLTERTA, from the coding sequence ATGTCCCAGGCCAAGCTCGTCTACATCCTGTCTTTGAGAAACGCCGCCGCCGACAAGGCCGGCCAGCATATTTCGTACAAGGGAGAACAGCGCTACATGGCCTCACCGCTGGAGTACCTGGCCAAGGCGCTCGACGAGACGCCGCTGGGCGACGCCTACTCGCTCGAAGGCATCGTCATCGACGACGATCCGCGCTCGCCGAAAGACCAGGCCGCGCTGCAGGACTACGGCTTTTCGTGCCAGCCCGACAAGAAATGGATTTTTCCGGCGGGCCTGAAGACGCAAGGCAAACAGCTCACGGACATCTTCCATTCGGTGCCTTCCGAATACAGGCGGCTGCCGCTCGATTCAGCCGAACGCCCCGGCGGCAAGAGCCGCTTCGAGCGCACCCTGCTCGACAAGCTGCTGACGCTACAGGCCGACATCGTCTTGCTCGACGGCCTCCTCGTGATCCTCGACGAACTGGTGCGGCCCGGCGCGCCGTTGCACCGAAAGATCGTCAACATCCATCCGGGCATCACCCGCATCGAATCGCCGTACGAGCGCCGCGGCGCCTACGCAACGCTCGATGCGCTGCACGGCGCGCAGGGCCGCAAGATCGTGAACTGGCAAACGATGGAAAGCGTGCCTGTGCCTCCTCTCTACAAGACAGGGGCCTCGCTTCACTACGTGGACAACGGCATCGACTCCGGCGAGGTGATCCACGACGCGCTGCGCACCACCATCGACCCGGAGGACACCATCCTCGAGCTGCGCTGGAACAACTTCAACCACAGCCTCTTCCCCGCCCTGCACGAGGGCCTGGCCCTGCTTGCAGGGCAACGGCAACCGCTCACCGAAAGAACCGCATGA
- a CDS encoding glutathione S-transferase N-terminal domain-containing protein: MHDLSSFPITKKWPALQPDRLQLYSLPTPNGVKVSIMLEETGLPYEAHLVSFETNDQMSPEFLSLNPNNKIPAVLDPDGPGGKPLALFESGAILLYLADKTGQFIPQDAAGRYETIQWLMFQMGGIGPMFGQLGFFNKFAGKDYEDKRPRDRYVAESKRLLGVLDKRLEGREWVMGNGYTIADIAIFPWVRNLIGFYEAAELVGFSEFKNVARVLETFVARPAVVRGLGIPKRG; the protein is encoded by the coding sequence ATGCACGATCTTTCCAGCTTTCCCATCACCAAGAAATGGCCCGCGCTGCAGCCTGACAGGCTGCAGCTCTATTCGCTGCCCACGCCCAACGGCGTGAAGGTTTCGATCATGCTGGAAGAAACCGGGCTGCCCTACGAAGCGCACCTGGTGAGCTTCGAGACCAACGACCAGATGTCGCCGGAATTCCTGTCGCTCAATCCGAACAACAAGATTCCCGCCGTCCTCGATCCCGACGGCCCCGGCGGCAAGCCGCTCGCGCTCTTCGAGTCGGGCGCCATTCTTCTCTACCTGGCCGACAAGACCGGCCAGTTCATTCCGCAAGATGCCGCGGGCCGCTACGAAACCATCCAGTGGCTCATGTTCCAGATGGGCGGCATCGGCCCGATGTTCGGCCAGCTTGGCTTCTTCAACAAGTTTGCCGGCAAGGACTATGAAGACAAGCGCCCGCGAGACCGCTACGTGGCCGAGTCGAAGCGACTGCTCGGCGTTCTCGACAAGCGCCTCGAAGGGCGCGAATGGGTCATGGGCAATGGCTACACCATCGCCGACATTGCCATCTTCCCTTGGGTGCGCAACCTGATCGGCTTCTACGAAGCGGCCGAACTGGTGGGCTTCAGCGAATTCAAGAACGTCGCTCGCGTGCTCGAGACCTTCGTTGCGCGGCCTGCCGTCGTGCGCGGCCTGGGCATTCCGAAGCGCGGCTGA
- the fhuF gene encoding siderophore-iron reductase FhuF → MIPLLEPLFPGELAAHGEKLQCADTVPPGAVRVADLAQSPALLADVLQRNARYRGLAGTDLRAVASAWSLEYIAMLLPPVMAAASMLQHVFPVAAEHTWVRLDAHGGPASFHIRHMGRPHHGAGAAERYAPLLWQHLAPLFEALAGLTRLAPKILWSNTVRLMEPVFDVALAATGSAPSIARDRQLLLHSATWPNEPRANPLHGRERSHPVKLHRECCLNYLLPREHHCNACPLAPEHRGLG, encoded by the coding sequence GTGATCCCGCTGCTGGAGCCCCTGTTCCCCGGCGAGCTGGCCGCGCATGGCGAGAAACTGCAATGCGCCGACACCGTGCCGCCCGGCGCGGTGCGCGTGGCGGACCTTGCGCAATCGCCCGCGCTGCTTGCCGACGTACTGCAGAGAAATGCGCGCTACCGGGGCCTTGCCGGCACAGACTTGCGCGCCGTTGCGTCTGCATGGAGCCTCGAATACATCGCGATGCTGCTGCCGCCTGTGATGGCCGCGGCCAGCATGCTGCAGCACGTGTTTCCGGTTGCGGCGGAACACACCTGGGTGCGGCTCGACGCGCATGGCGGCCCCGCCAGCTTTCACATCCGGCACATGGGCCGGCCGCACCACGGCGCCGGCGCCGCAGAGCGCTACGCGCCGCTGCTCTGGCAGCACCTTGCGCCGCTGTTCGAGGCGCTCGCCGGCCTGACACGGCTCGCGCCCAAGATTCTCTGGAGCAACACCGTGCGGCTCATGGAGCCGGTATTCGACGTGGCGCTGGCCGCCACCGGCAGCGCACCGTCGATCGCGCGCGACCGGCAGCTGCTGCTGCACAGCGCCACGTGGCCGAACGAACCTCGCGCCAACCCGCTTCACGGGCGCGAACGCAGCCACCCCGTCAAGCTGCACCGGGAGTGCTGCCTCAACTACCTTCTGCCGCGCGAGCACCACTGCAACGCCTGCCCGCTTGCGCCGGAGCATCGCGGCCTCGGGTGA
- a CDS encoding RNA polymerase sigma factor, which produces MRDLVQELVAHYADLRRQLTRDLRDPHYAADIAQSSFERVYAHALKLNKDIRIGGAAPDGPQGPGIESPRALLFRVARNLCVDDARHRKVAQEWVSTHFSVGSRQTVPSCECIASQQQVLARVVETLETLPPRRREVFLLFRAYGHTRAEIAQQLGITEMAVAKHLLRAAIDCSRVFAVLRSELVEQTTVSNRTGFDAKLAEDFA; this is translated from the coding sequence ATGCGCGACCTCGTCCAGGAACTGGTAGCTCACTATGCGGACTTGCGTCGGCAGCTGACGCGCGACCTGCGGGACCCGCACTACGCGGCGGACATCGCGCAATCCAGCTTCGAGCGGGTGTATGCGCACGCGCTCAAGCTGAACAAGGACATCCGCATCGGCGGCGCGGCACCCGATGGACCGCAGGGCCCGGGCATCGAGTCGCCGAGGGCCCTGCTGTTTCGCGTGGCGCGCAACCTGTGCGTGGACGACGCGCGTCATCGCAAGGTGGCGCAGGAGTGGGTCAGCACGCATTTCAGCGTCGGCTCGCGCCAGACGGTGCCGTCTTGCGAGTGCATCGCCTCCCAGCAGCAGGTGCTGGCGCGCGTGGTCGAAACGCTGGAAACCCTGCCGCCGCGGCGGCGCGAAGTGTTTTTGCTGTTTCGCGCCTACGGCCACACGCGCGCAGAAATCGCGCAGCAGCTCGGCATCACTGAAATGGCGGTGGCAAAACATCTGCTGCGAGCCGCCATCGACTGCTCGCGCGTGTTCGCCGTGCTGCGCTCGGAGCTGGTCGAACAGACCACCGTGTCGAACCGCACGGGTTTCGACGCGAAACTGGCCGAAGACTTCGCCTGA